One Erythrobacter aureus DNA segment encodes these proteins:
- a CDS encoding energy transducer TonB — translation MERTGIRAEERTGLIVAVVLHLALFGLLVVQGLFPAPVIDPPQRMTVSLAEDVGLAATAPDPVAESRASTAPTMDLNPAPAPEQEAPTPPQVERPAPQVQSPVPAPNSAADTRPRRRPESPRTQSQPQSSQRGGGSRLGDNFLDGAGDSTRTNETRIPAARIGNSAKASLFQAVARQLRPHWQPPSGPEVEKIVTKVRFRLNPDGTLAGAPSVAGQRGVNATNRAQAGRHGEQAIRAVQLAAPFDLPDEYYEAWKLITVDFDWRLAQ, via the coding sequence ATGGAGAGAACGGGCATCAGGGCAGAGGAGCGGACCGGACTGATCGTCGCGGTCGTGCTGCATCTTGCACTGTTCGGCCTGCTGGTCGTGCAGGGGCTGTTCCCGGCCCCGGTGATCGATCCGCCGCAACGCATGACCGTCAGCCTCGCCGAAGATGTCGGGCTCGCCGCGACCGCGCCCGATCCGGTCGCCGAAAGCCGCGCCTCGACCGCCCCGACCATGGATCTCAACCCGGCCCCAGCGCCCGAGCAGGAAGCGCCGACCCCGCCGCAGGTCGAGCGTCCCGCGCCGCAAGTCCAGTCTCCGGTGCCCGCACCCAATTCGGCCGCCGACACCCGGCCGCGCCGCCGCCCCGAGTCCCCGCGCACGCAAAGCCAGCCGCAGAGCAGCCAGCGCGGCGGCGGCTCGCGCCTGGGAGACAATTTCCTCGACGGTGCCGGCGACAGCACCCGTACCAACGAAACGCGTATCCCGGCCGCGCGGATCGGCAACAGCGCCAAGGCGTCGCTCTTCCAGGCAGTCGCTCGGCAATTGCGCCCGCACTGGCAGCCGCCGAGCGGCCCCGAGGTCGAGAAGATCGTTACCAAAGTCCGCTTCCGCCTCAATCCCGACGGCACGCTCGCCGGGGCGCCAAGCGTTGCGGGGCAGCGCGGCGTGAACGCCACCAACCGCGCGCAAGCCGGACGCCATGGCGAACAGGCTATCCGTGCGGTACAACTGGCCGCCCCCTTCGACCTGCCCGACGAATATTACGAGGCATGGAAACTCATCACCGTGGATTTCGACTGGAGATTGGCCCAGTGA
- the tolB gene encoding Tol-Pal system beta propeller repeat protein TolB: METHHRGFRLEIGPVKYVLIAAAAFVAAPLAAQNQDLGQPIPEGGEVETIEESEGLSGSVSFEGNLDDLGIAIPGFATDRDVATPASSSGTAALGKELARVITADLRNNGLFKPTGPDALPQPSFGEITSPNWPIWSNRGAEMLVHGYVRGRGDDRLTVGCYLYDMALQQELVREGWVVPPADWRRAAHKCADLIYSRLTGESPFFDSRIAYIAETGPKDNRSKRLAIMDSDGANHRFITTGRSTALTPRYSPDYKKLSYLSYVDGNPRIYVYDIGTGRQTLVTQSANPTFAPRWSPDGRWLLYSMAVNGNTDIYRVSSSGGEPVRLTNTPGIDIGGSYSPDGGRIVFESDRSGAQQCYVMNADGSDQRRISFSGGRCATPEWSPRGDQIAFTNASSFNISVMTPSGGSVRTLTSGWQDEAPTWAPNGRIIQFFRTERNSGKTSLWQVDLTGDNLRRLPTPVDASDPAWGPILP; the protein is encoded by the coding sequence ATGGAAACTCATCACCGTGGATTTCGACTGGAGATTGGCCCAGTGAAGTATGTTCTGATTGCCGCCGCGGCCTTCGTCGCTGCCCCCCTTGCCGCCCAGAACCAGGATCTCGGCCAGCCCATCCCGGAGGGTGGAGAAGTCGAGACGATCGAAGAGAGCGAGGGTCTCTCGGGCTCGGTCAGCTTCGAAGGCAATCTCGACGATCTCGGCATTGCCATTCCGGGCTTCGCGACCGATCGCGATGTGGCGACGCCCGCGAGTTCATCGGGCACCGCGGCGCTGGGCAAGGAACTGGCGCGGGTCATCACGGCCGATTTACGCAATAACGGCCTGTTCAAGCCGACCGGTCCCGATGCGCTGCCGCAACCCTCCTTCGGCGAAATCACTTCACCCAATTGGCCGATCTGGTCCAACCGCGGCGCGGAAATGCTGGTCCATGGCTATGTTCGTGGCCGCGGCGACGACCGCCTGACTGTGGGCTGCTATCTCTACGACATGGCCTTGCAGCAAGAATTGGTGCGCGAGGGCTGGGTCGTGCCGCCTGCCGACTGGCGGCGGGCCGCTCATAAATGCGCCGACCTTATCTATTCGCGCCTGACCGGCGAGAGCCCGTTCTTCGACAGCCGTATCGCCTATATCGCCGAGACGGGTCCGAAGGATAACCGGTCCAAGCGTCTTGCGATCATGGACAGCGATGGGGCCAATCACCGCTTCATCACCACGGGCCGTTCGACTGCGCTGACCCCGCGCTATTCGCCCGATTACAAGAAGCTGTCCTACTTGAGCTATGTCGACGGCAATCCGCGTATCTATGTTTATGACATCGGTACGGGGCGTCAGACGCTGGTGACGCAAAGCGCCAATCCGACCTTCGCGCCGCGCTGGAGCCCGGATGGGCGCTGGCTGCTCTATTCGATGGCGGTCAACGGCAATACCGACATCTACCGCGTCTCTTCCAGCGGGGGAGAGCCGGTTCGGCTGACCAATACACCAGGGATCGACATTGGCGGGTCCTACTCGCCTGACGGTGGCCGCATTGTCTTTGAAAGCGACCGGTCGGGTGCGCAGCAATGTTATGTGATGAATGCCGATGGTTCGGACCAGCGCCGCATAAGCTTTTCAGGCGGGCGCTGCGCCACACCCGAATGGAGCCCGCGCGGCGACCAGATTGCCTTCACCAACGCCAGTTCCTTCAACATTTCGGTGATGACGCCCTCGGGTGGCAGCGTACGGACGCTGACCAGTGGCTGGCAGGACGAAGCGCCGACCTGGGCGCCCAATGGGCGCATCATCCAGTTTTTCCGTACCGAACGCAACAGCGGCAAGACCTCGCTTTGGCAGGTCGATCTCACGGGCGACAATCTGCGCCGTCTGCCGACGCCGGTCGATGCGTCCGACCCCGCCTGGGGACCGATTTTGCCGTAA
- the pal gene encoding peptidoglycan-associated lipoprotein Pal → MNTRAATGLMLASTIALAACQKKAPEELPPPPVETATPTPTAPTGPSAGSQAHFVDAVGQANTVVYFDTDRFNIDTEDQTKLQRQAQYFSQYPQVSFTIEGHADERGTRDYNLALGERRANAAKNYLVSIGIPANRIRTVSYGKERPVALGSNEAAWAQNRRAATVTIN, encoded by the coding sequence ATGAATACTCGTGCTGCTACCGGCCTGATGCTTGCATCGACCATCGCTCTTGCCGCCTGCCAGAAAAAGGCACCCGAGGAGCTACCGCCTCCGCCGGTCGAAACGGCAACGCCGACTCCCACCGCGCCCACTGGCCCGTCAGCCGGTTCTCAGGCGCATTTCGTCGATGCCGTGGGCCAGGCGAATACGGTGGTTTACTTCGATACCGATCGCTTTAACATCGATACCGAAGACCAGACGAAGCTGCAGCGCCAGGCGCAGTATTTCAGTCAGTATCCGCAGGTCAGCTTCACCATCGAAGGCCATGCCGACGAGCGCGGCACGCGCGATTACAACCTGGCCCTGGGCGAGCGACGTGCCAATGCGGCGAAAAACTATCTCGTGTCGATCGGCATTCCCGCCAACCGCATCCGCACGGTAAGCTACGGAAAGGAACGTCCGGTTGCGCTGGGGTCGAACGAGGCCGCCTGGGCACAAAACCGCCGCGCGGCAACCGTCACCATCAACTGA
- a CDS encoding J domain-containing protein, with amino-acid sequence MSKARRSNDWGFPRWRGYGSSRETTTVRLCDRHGCEEPGDCPAPKAPNSPERWMFCQTHAAEYNRKWDYFEGLDKAEKEARTKTEQSQNAGYAEAQHYGWSGSGDGSRSADEMRALEVLELEADVEFIAIKKAWRDKAKTVHPDVKPGDKEAAAEFQKLQLAYEVLKAAEERREWKG; translated from the coding sequence ATGTCTAAGGCGCGCCGCTCGAACGATTGGGGCTTTCCCCGCTGGCGCGGTTACGGATCGTCGCGCGAAACTACGACCGTGCGACTATGCGACCGGCACGGCTGCGAGGAACCGGGCGATTGCCCGGCACCCAAGGCGCCGAACAGTCCCGAACGCTGGATGTTCTGCCAGACGCATGCCGCCGAGTACAATCGCAAGTGGGACTATTTCGAAGGGCTCGACAAGGCCGAGAAGGAAGCCCGGACCAAGACCGAGCAAAGCCAGAATGCGGGCTATGCCGAAGCGCAGCACTATGGCTGGAGCGGTAGTGGCGACGGTTCGCGCAGCGCCGATGAAATGCGCGCGCTCGAGGTGCTCGAGCTGGAGGCCGACGTCGAATTCATCGCGATCAAGAAGGCTTGGCGCGATAAGGCCAAGACCGTCCATCCCGATGTGAAACCCGGCGACAAGGAAGCCGCCGCCGAGTTCCAGAAACTCCAGCTCGCCTACGAAGTGCTCAAGGCTGCCGAAGAGCGGCGCGAGTGGAAGGGCTAG
- a CDS encoding ATP-grasp domain-containing protein, with protein MIRIGFLACADTLPGDGPRRGDAFEHDLEVAALRPAFETAGLELHEIDWRAPLEDFDGIALILLGTAWDYQDHPDAFLAKLEALAARGIQVCNPPEVVRWNVDKRYLKELEKSGATSVPTLWRTDIDRAGIEAAMEHFDTDRVVVKRQVGAGGLGQYSFSRDNLPDEGWSMGRACMVQPFLPSIVEEGEYTFVFVDGAFSHGVLKRAGEGEYRIQSLYGGYECDYAPDPQDLAKAEAVVAALPFTDLLYCRIDMARLPSGDLAVMEAEAIEPYLYPQQGLGLGQRLAQAIAARLADRAVAAPSPSTRAALRQP; from the coding sequence ATGATCCGGATCGGCTTCCTCGCCTGTGCCGATACGCTCCCAGGCGATGGACCGCGCCGGGGAGATGCCTTCGAGCACGATCTGGAGGTCGCGGCGCTGCGCCCGGCTTTCGAGACCGCCGGACTGGAGCTGCACGAAATCGACTGGCGCGCACCGCTGGAGGATTTCGATGGAATCGCGCTGATCCTGCTCGGCACGGCGTGGGACTACCAGGATCATCCCGATGCGTTTCTCGCCAAGCTCGAAGCCCTCGCGGCGCGCGGCATTCAGGTTTGCAATCCGCCCGAGGTGGTGCGCTGGAATGTCGACAAGCGTTATCTGAAGGAGCTCGAAAAGAGCGGTGCAACGAGCGTTCCGACACTCTGGCGCACCGATATTGACCGGGCCGGTATCGAGGCAGCGATGGAACACTTCGATACCGACCGCGTCGTGGTGAAGCGCCAAGTCGGTGCCGGCGGGCTGGGTCAGTACAGCTTCTCGCGCGATAACCTGCCCGACGAAGGCTGGTCGATGGGGCGCGCTTGCATGGTCCAGCCCTTCCTGCCGAGCATCGTCGAAGAAGGCGAATATACCTTCGTTTTCGTCGACGGCGCTTTCAGCCATGGCGTTCTCAAGCGTGCTGGCGAAGGCGAATACCGTATCCAATCGCTCTATGGCGGCTATGAATGCGACTATGCGCCCGACCCGCAGGATCTGGCCAAGGCCGAAGCGGTCGTGGCGGCACTGCCCTTCACCGACTTGCTATACTGCCGGATCGACATGGCGCGGCTTCCGTCGGGAGACCTGGCAGTGATGGAAGCCGAGGCGATCGAGCCGTACCTCTATCCCCAGCAGGGGCTGGGCTTGGGGCAGCGCCTGGCGCAAGCCATCGCAGCGCGCCTTGCAGACCGCGCGGTGGCTGCCCCTAGCCCTTCCACTCGCGCCGCTCTTCGGCAGCCTTGA
- a CDS encoding cystathionine gamma-synthase family protein, with protein MSDHDIDPTSPRMAPKPEVTKIDGRELKPSTLMMGYGYDPVLSEGSLKPPIFLTSTFAFPSAADGKRHFEGITGKRPGGADGLVYSRFNAPNQEILEDRLAVWDGAEDALSFSSGMTAICVLMLAYASKGDVIVHSGPLYAASEGFVAKWMSRWGVEYVDFPAGATREEIDAVLARAKDLASQNGGKVCMIYLESPGNPTNALVDVEAVKAARDEALDWDCPIAIDNTFLGPLWQRPLDQGADIVCYSLTKYVGGHSDLVAGSIAGAKKWMDPVRMLRNTMGGICDPNTAWMLLRSLETVELRMNRAGENAAKVCQFLSQHPKVEGLGYLGMIKDARQQDIYDRHCKGAGSTFSLLLRGGEAECFRFLDSLKIAKLAVSLGGTETLASHPASMTHLSVPEGRRAELGISDNLVRISIGIEDPDDLIADFEQALEAV; from the coding sequence ATGAGCGACCACGATATCGACCCGACCTCGCCGCGCATGGCCCCCAAGCCCGAGGTGACCAAGATCGACGGGCGCGAACTGAAACCCAGCACACTGATGATGGGTTATGGGTACGACCCGGTTCTGTCCGAAGGCAGCCTCAAGCCGCCGATCTTCCTCACCTCCACCTTCGCCTTTCCCAGTGCTGCCGATGGCAAGCGTCATTTCGAAGGCATTACCGGCAAGCGGCCGGGCGGCGCCGACGGCCTCGTTTACTCGCGCTTCAATGCGCCGAACCAGGAAATCCTCGAAGATCGCCTGGCGGTGTGGGATGGCGCCGAGGATGCGCTGAGCTTCTCCAGCGGCATGACCGCGATCTGCGTGCTGATGCTGGCCTATGCGTCGAAGGGCGATGTCATCGTACATTCCGGCCCGCTTTACGCCGCGAGCGAAGGGTTCGTCGCCAAGTGGATGTCGCGCTGGGGCGTCGAGTATGTCGACTTTCCCGCCGGTGCCACGCGCGAGGAAATCGACGCCGTTCTCGCCAGGGCCAAGGATCTGGCCAGCCAGAACGGTGGCAAGGTCTGCATGATCTACCTGGAAAGCCCGGGCAATCCAACCAATGCGCTGGTCGATGTCGAAGCGGTCAAGGCCGCGCGCGACGAAGCGCTGGACTGGGATTGCCCGATCGCCATCGACAACACCTTTCTCGGCCCCCTCTGGCAGCGCCCGCTCGACCAGGGTGCCGATATCGTATGCTATTCGCTGACCAAATATGTCGGCGGCCATTCGGATCTCGTTGCCGGCAGCATCGCGGGAGCCAAGAAGTGGATGGACCCCGTGCGCATGCTGCGCAACACGATGGGCGGCATCTGCGATCCGAACACCGCCTGGATGCTCCTGCGCAGCCTCGAGACGGTGGAACTGCGCATGAACCGCGCAGGCGAGAACGCGGCCAAAGTCTGCCAATTCCTGTCGCAACATCCGAAGGTCGAAGGCCTGGGCTATCTCGGCATGATAAAGGACGCGCGGCAGCAGGACATCTACGACCGCCATTGCAAGGGAGCGGGCAGCACCTTCTCGCTGCTCTTGAGGGGCGGCGAGGCGGAGTGCTTCCGGTTCCTCGACAGCCTCAAGATCGCCAAACTGGCGGTCAGTCTCGGCGGGACCGAAACGCTCGCCAGCCACCCGGCATCGATGACCCATCTGTCGGTGCCCGAAGGACGCCGCGCGGAACTCGGCATTTCGGACAATTTGGTGCGGATCAGCATCGGTATCGAAGACCCGGACGATCTCATTGCCGACTTCGAACAGGCATTGGAGGCGGTATGA
- a CDS encoding SLC13 family permease, whose product MTAKRIGFLVGALALLGSIFLPAPAGMNREAFIVAGLVVLMAAWWMTEALPLTATALMPFVVLPFAGVMNARDTASAYYSPILFLLLGGAFIALAIERTGLHRRLALAILNAIGGRGGQAGLLLAFMIAAAILSMLISNTSTALIMMPMALAVLAGGGVAADEREGLAGALPMGIAFAASVGGLGTLVGSPTNAIAVGLLDTMIGTQISFAEWTLYGLPIVVLGVPLAAFLVARVQRVAEHPFDVAAARAAVVNEAPMGSAERRLMVIVGLTFLAWMTRLIVAPYLPEGSWTDGTIAIIASLALFLLPDGTGRPLLIWDEADRAPWGVIMMFGGGLALAAGMSASGLAEWLGNALLPLEAWPLVLVAIAVVAMVVLITEFASNVATASGIIPVVAALVVALGVDPILLAMPAALAASWGFMLPAGTGPNAIAWSTGHIRIGRMVKAGLLLDIVGIFMIVGVVWGMNALV is encoded by the coding sequence GTGACAGCCAAACGCATTGGATTCCTGGTGGGTGCGCTTGCGCTGCTGGGAAGCATTTTCCTGCCAGCTCCTGCCGGAATGAACCGTGAAGCGTTCATCGTCGCCGGCCTGGTTGTACTGATGGCCGCTTGGTGGATGACCGAGGCCCTGCCGCTCACCGCGACAGCTCTGATGCCTTTCGTCGTTCTGCCGTTTGCCGGGGTGATGAACGCACGCGATACGGCCAGCGCCTATTACTCGCCCATCCTGTTCCTGCTGTTGGGCGGCGCCTTCATCGCTCTGGCCATCGAACGCACCGGGCTGCACCGACGGCTTGCCCTGGCCATCCTCAATGCGATCGGCGGGCGTGGCGGACAGGCCGGATTGCTGCTGGCCTTCATGATCGCCGCTGCGATCCTTTCCATGCTGATTTCGAACACGTCCACCGCGCTGATCATGATGCCCATGGCGCTTGCCGTGCTGGCAGGGGGCGGGGTCGCCGCGGACGAGCGCGAAGGCCTTGCCGGCGCGCTGCCGATGGGCATCGCTTTTGCCGCGAGCGTGGGCGGGCTCGGCACGCTGGTCGGTTCGCCCACCAACGCGATTGCAGTGGGCCTGCTCGACACGATGATCGGGACGCAAATCAGCTTTGCCGAATGGACGCTTTACGGCCTCCCCATCGTGGTGCTTGGCGTGCCGCTGGCCGCCTTTCTGGTAGCGCGCGTACAGCGTGTGGCAGAGCACCCTTTCGACGTTGCGGCGGCGCGGGCGGCTGTCGTGAACGAAGCACCGATGGGGTCGGCGGAACGCCGCCTGATGGTGATCGTCGGCCTGACCTTCCTAGCCTGGATGACGCGGCTGATCGTCGCGCCCTATCTGCCCGAAGGCTCGTGGACCGACGGGACCATCGCCATTATCGCCAGCCTTGCGCTCTTCCTGTTGCCCGACGGGACCGGACGGCCCCTGCTGATCTGGGACGAGGCCGACCGCGCACCCTGGGGCGTCATTATGATGTTCGGCGGCGGGCTGGCGCTGGCGGCGGGCATGAGCGCGAGCGGGCTGGCCGAATGGTTGGGCAATGCGCTGCTGCCGCTCGAGGCGTGGCCGCTGGTGCTGGTCGCAATTGCGGTCGTGGCGATGGTCGTGCTGATTACCGAGTTCGCCAGCAATGTGGCGACCGCCAGCGGAATTATCCCGGTCGTGGCTGCTTTGGTGGTGGCCTTGGGGGTCGATCCGATCTTGCTTGCCATGCCCGCCGCGCTTGCCGCCAGTTGGGGCTTCATGTTGCCCGCCGGGACCGGGCCGAACGCCATCGCCTGGTCGACAGGGCACATCCGGATCGGACGAATGGTGAAGGCCGGTTTGCTGCTGGACATTGTCGGGATCTTCATGATTGTGGGCGTGGTGTGGGGGATGAACGCGCTGGTCTGA
- a CDS encoding S9 family peptidase, translated as MIRSFSMLAAVSLAALTAPAIAQAHEGHATTEEAQVKTYTAQQFFESTSYGVGSPSGFNFSPDGKYVLVNSDATGVFNAYRISVAGGEPVPLTTSSTNATFGASFFPDDSRVLFTADEGGDELNHLFVMHKDGTITDLTPGEKVKAGFAGWHADGKTFYVITNERDSAAFDLYAYDAATYERSRVFTNEGGFSISDVSPDGRWVALSKALSSANSDLYVADLSAAGAEPKLMTPHEGNVSYGAYTFTRDSAALIYATNEHGEFSQAWRYDLASGEKSSVVEADWDVAFLQYSPTGRYRVSAINEDALTAVTILDQTSGETVTLDGLPEGSLGSIRFDPAETRIAFTLTSDTSPTDIYVADLASGAATRLTKALNPAIDEDDLVTATVARFPSYDGLEIPGILYRPRGASAASPAPAVVLVHGGPGGQSTRGYSAMIQHLVNNGYAVYAINNRGSSGYGKTFFHMDDKRHGDVDLKDVIASKGFLQGLDWVADDRIAVMGGSYGGYMTAAALAFHPEVFDAGINIFGVTNWVRTLKSIPPWWGSFRDALYDEMGDPANDEERHRAISPLFHAGKITKPMLVVQGANDPRVLQVESDELVAAVRASGVPVEYVLFPDEGHGFRRRENRITASEAYLKFLDEHIGR; from the coding sequence GTGATCCGATCGTTTTCCATGCTCGCGGCCGTCTCGCTCGCCGCGCTGACCGCGCCCGCCATCGCCCAGGCGCATGAGGGGCACGCAACGACCGAAGAGGCGCAGGTAAAGACCTACACCGCGCAGCAGTTCTTCGAATCGACCAGCTACGGCGTCGGTTCGCCCAGCGGGTTCAACTTCTCGCCCGACGGGAAATATGTGCTGGTAAATTCCGATGCGACCGGTGTCTTCAACGCCTACAGGATCTCGGTGGCGGGCGGCGAGCCTGTTCCGCTGACGACATCGAGCACCAATGCGACCTTCGGTGCAAGCTTCTTCCCCGATGATTCGCGGGTGCTGTTCACCGCCGACGAAGGTGGGGACGAGCTCAACCACCTTTTCGTCATGCACAAGGATGGCACGATTACCGATCTGACGCCGGGCGAGAAGGTGAAGGCAGGGTTTGCTGGATGGCACGCCGACGGCAAGACCTTCTACGTAATCACCAACGAGCGCGATTCTGCCGCCTTCGACCTCTATGCTTATGATGCCGCAACCTATGAGCGGAGCCGTGTCTTCACGAATGAAGGTGGCTTCTCGATTAGCGATGTGTCGCCGGATGGACGCTGGGTCGCCCTGTCGAAAGCGCTATCGAGCGCGAACAGCGATCTCTATGTCGCCGACCTTTCGGCGGCCGGGGCCGAGCCGAAGCTGATGACTCCGCACGAAGGCAATGTGAGCTACGGCGCCTATACCTTCACCCGGGACAGCGCGGCGCTAATCTACGCGACCAACGAACATGGCGAATTCAGCCAGGCCTGGCGTTATGACCTGGCGAGCGGAGAAAAATCGTCAGTGGTCGAGGCGGATTGGGATGTGGCCTTCCTGCAATATTCACCCACCGGTCGCTATCGCGTCAGCGCGATCAACGAAGACGCGCTGACTGCCGTTACCATCCTCGACCAGACAAGCGGAGAAACGGTCACACTCGATGGCTTGCCCGAGGGCAGCCTTGGTTCGATCCGCTTCGACCCGGCCGAAACGCGGATCGCCTTCACGCTGACGTCGGATACGTCCCCGACGGACATCTATGTCGCCGACCTGGCGAGCGGCGCGGCGACCCGGCTGACAAAGGCGCTCAACCCCGCGATCGACGAAGATGACCTCGTCACTGCCACCGTGGCCCGTTTCCCAAGTTACGACGGGCTGGAAATCCCCGGCATACTTTACCGGCCCAGAGGCGCTAGTGCGGCCAGTCCGGCCCCGGCCGTTGTTCTGGTCCATGGCGGCCCGGGCGGCCAGAGCACGCGCGGCTACAGCGCGATGATCCAGCATCTGGTGAACAATGGCTATGCTGTCTACGCAATCAACAACCGTGGCTCTTCGGGCTACGGCAAGACCTTCTTCCATATGGACGACAAGAGGCACGGCGATGTCGATCTAAAGGACGTGATAGCCTCCAAGGGCTTCCTACAGGGGCTCGACTGGGTCGCGGACGATCGCATTGCGGTCATGGGCGGCAGCTACGGCGGCTATATGACGGCTGCTGCGCTCGCCTTCCATCCGGAGGTGTTCGATGCGGGCATCAACATCTTTGGCGTTACCAACTGGGTGCGAACGCTGAAATCTATACCGCCGTGGTGGGGTAGCTTCCGCGATGCGCTCTATGACGAGATGGGCGATCCGGCGAATGACGAGGAACGGCACCGTGCGATCTCGCCGCTGTTCCACGCGGGCAAAATCACCAAACCAATGCTGGTGGTCCAGGGGGCCAACGATCCACGCGTGCTACAGGTCGAAAGCGACGAACTGGTCGCGGCGGTCAGGGCCAGCGGCGTGCCGGTCGAATATGTGTTGTTTCCCGACGAAGGCCACGGTTTCCGCCGCCGCGAGAACCGCATTACCGCCTCGGAGGCCTATCTGAAGTTTCTCGACGAACACATCGGGCGCTGA
- the infC gene encoding translation initiation factor IF-3, with translation MQMPVKSGPRYDNMINVPKVRVIDHEGENLGVMFTREATEQANELGLNLVEVSPNADPPVCKFLDVGKYRYEAQKKANLARKTQKTQEIKEVKMRPNIDTHDYDVKMRNVVKFIENGDKVKCTLRFRGREMAHQQLGMDLLNRVRDDVEEIAKVEAFPRLEGRQMIMVLAPK, from the coding sequence ATGCAGATGCCCGTCAAAAGCGGCCCGCGCTACGATAACATGATCAATGTGCCGAAGGTCCGCGTGATCGATCACGAAGGCGAGAACCTCGGCGTTATGTTCACCCGCGAAGCGACCGAGCAGGCCAACGAGCTTGGCCTCAACCTGGTCGAAGTGTCCCCCAATGCGGACCCGCCGGTGTGCAAGTTCCTCGATGTCGGCAAATATCGCTACGAGGCGCAGAAGAAGGCGAACCTCGCGCGCAAGACGCAGAAGACCCAGGAAATCAAAGAGGTCAAGATGCGCCCGAACATCGACACGCACGACTACGACGTGAAGATGCGCAATGTCGTGAAGTTCATCGAGAATGGCGACAAGGTGAAGTGCACGCTGCGCTTCCGTGGCCGTGAAATGGCCCACCAGCAGCTTGGCATGGACCTGCTCAACCGCGTCCGCGACGACGTGGAGGAAATCGCCAAGGTCGAGGCCTTCCCACGTCTCGAAGGCCGCCAGATGATCATGGTGCTGGCGCCCAAGTAG
- the pdeM gene encoding ligase-associated DNA damage response endonuclease PdeM, with translation MVPLSFAGEEWLLTEGRALYWPREGTLLVADLHLEKGSFFARHGQMIPPYDSRETLERVALAIRETGARRVITLGDNFHDSDGSTRLEPHASGMLDALTKAVDWVWITGNHDPEMEARHGGTLAEELEIGGTILRHRAQKGETRPELSGHYHPRLQLKVRQRMIRRPCAVVSANDGPDGKPTGRMILPAFGAYTGGMNAADPAILKALQPADRIDAVVPAKGKLARFNLWQAA, from the coding sequence ATGGTTCCCCTTTCGTTCGCAGGCGAGGAATGGCTCCTGACAGAGGGCCGCGCGCTTTACTGGCCGCGCGAGGGCACGCTGCTGGTGGCGGACCTGCATCTGGAGAAGGGCAGCTTCTTCGCCCGTCATGGTCAGATGATCCCGCCCTATGATAGCCGGGAAACGCTGGAGCGTGTGGCACTGGCCATCCGTGAAACCGGCGCGCGCCGCGTCATCACGCTGGGCGACAATTTCCACGATTCGGACGGTTCGACCCGCCTGGAACCGCACGCCTCGGGCATGCTCGATGCCCTCACCAAAGCGGTCGACTGGGTCTGGATCACCGGCAATCACGATCCGGAAATGGAAGCTCGCCACGGCGGCACTCTGGCCGAGGAACTCGAGATCGGCGGCACCATCCTGCGGCACCGCGCGCAGAAGGGCGAAACCCGGCCCGAACTTTCCGGCCACTACCATCCGCGCCTGCAACTGAAGGTTCGCCAGCGTATGATCCGCCGCCCCTGCGCGGTAGTAAGCGCCAATGACGGGCCGGACGGCAAGCCCACTGGCCGGATGATCCTACCCGCCTTCGGCGCTTACACGGGCGGGATGAACGCAGCCGATCCAGCAATCCTGAAAGCCCTCCAACCGGCAGACCGAATCGACGCGGTGGTTCCTGCAAAGGGTAAGCTGGCCCGGTTCAATTTGTGGCAAGCAGCGTAG